In Phormidium ambiguum IAM M-71, one DNA window encodes the following:
- a CDS encoding permease translates to MFDPFYPFDWLASQIVTKLFGLSLETHLGASLHFFLYDVPKVLTLLLVISFIVGTVQTFLEPEKVRYWLGGKRTIWGNCLAAGIGIITPFCSCSAVPLFIGFLEAGVPLGVTFSYLISAPMVNEVAVILLWGLFGFKVTLIYIGFGVILAIAAGYAISLLKLENWVEPFVWELQKSQQNQELEQTETENPLTWKQRITQGKYSATEIFKTVWPYVVGGIAIGAAIHGYAPADIITKWAGNNNPFAVPIATIIGVPLYANIAGVLPITEALVSKGMSLGTVLSFTMAVTALSLPEIIILRKVLRPQLLAVFISLVTVGIISIGYLFNALI, encoded by the coding sequence ATGTTCGATCCATTTTATCCCTTCGATTGGTTAGCCAGCCAAATAGTTACTAAATTATTCGGCTTATCCTTAGAAACCCATTTAGGCGCAAGCCTGCATTTTTTCCTTTACGACGTTCCCAAAGTTCTCACATTGCTGCTAGTAATTAGCTTTATAGTCGGAACAGTGCAAACCTTCTTAGAACCGGAAAAAGTGCGATATTGGTTAGGAGGAAAACGCACAATTTGGGGAAATTGTTTAGCTGCTGGAATTGGGATTATTACCCCATTTTGTTCTTGTTCAGCAGTTCCCTTATTCATTGGATTTTTAGAAGCTGGAGTACCTTTAGGAGTAACATTTTCTTATTTAATTTCCGCACCGATGGTGAACGAAGTGGCGGTAATATTGCTTTGGGGATTGTTTGGGTTTAAAGTCACTTTGATTTATATTGGATTTGGGGTGATTTTGGCGATCGCAGCCGGATATGCAATCAGCCTCCTAAAACTAGAAAACTGGGTAGAACCCTTCGTTTGGGAACTACAAAAATCTCAACAAAACCAAGAACTAGAGCAAACCGAAACCGAAAATCCCTTAACTTGGAAACAGAGAATTACCCAAGGAAAATATTCCGCCACAGAAATCTTTAAAACAGTATGGCCTTATGTAGTTGGCGGCATAGCAATTGGTGCAGCAATTCACGGCTATGCCCCAGCAGATATCATTACCAAGTGGGCAGGAAATAACAACCCATTCGCAGTTCCGATCGCCACAATAATTGGCGTTCCCCTGTATGCTAATATTGCCGGAGTCTTACCAATTACAGAAGCCTTAGTCAGCAAAGGAATGTCATTAGGAACAGTGCTTTCCTTCACAATGGCAGTTACTGCCCTATCATTACCAGAAATCATAATCTTACGCAAAGTCTTACGTCCCCAATTACTAGCAGTATTTATTTCCCTAGTAACTGTAGGTATTATCAGCATTGGCTACCTTTTCAACGCCTTAATTTAG
- the arsC gene encoding arsenate reductase, glutathione/glutaredoxin type has protein sequence MKKVMFVCKKNSARSQMAEGFAKHFGVDLIDVTSSGLEASEVRPEAIATMKDAGIDISNQTSKALNEFKPEDFDVVISLCGCGVNLPPQWLTREVFEDWQLDDPAEQPEIFPRVRDEIRDRVIRLIETSKAASVV, from the coding sequence TTTGCAAAAAAAACTCGGCTCGTTCTCAGATGGCAGAAGGATTTGCCAAGCATTTTGGAGTTGATTTAATAGATGTTACCAGTTCTGGATTAGAAGCTTCTGAAGTTAGACCAGAAGCGATCGCCACAATGAAAGATGCAGGTATAGATATTAGCAATCAAACCTCAAAAGCCTTGAATGAATTTAAACCTGAAGATTTCGATGTTGTGATTTCCCTTTGTGGATGTGGTGTAAATCTTCCCCCTCAATGGCTGACAAGAGAAGTATTTGAAGATTGGCAATTAGACGATCCAGCAGAACAACCAGAAATCTTTCCCAGAGTACGGGATGAAATACGCGATCGAGTAATTCGTCTGATTGAAACCTCAAAAGCTGCATCTGTTGTATAG
- a CDS encoding winged helix-turn-helix domain-containing protein produces MFSLELTQNPSGTEIRQKRRILVVEDEDLIREMLVMALQEQDYEVLTAADGQKAVSILQNASNETLESFIDLVVLDIMLPLVNGLDICRLLRHQGNPVPILILSAKGSETDRVLGLEVGADDYLTKPFSMREFVARCRALLRRQRLSGLTQPPMLQYKDIKLYPQECRVLLRGEEINLAPKEFRILELFMSYPRRVWTREQLLDQVWGQDFVGDSKTVDVHIRWMREKLEKDPSRPEYIITIRGFGYRFG; encoded by the coding sequence ATGTTTTCCCTTGAGCTTACGCAAAATCCATCAGGAACCGAAATCCGGCAAAAAAGACGCATCCTAGTAGTAGAAGACGAAGACCTAATTCGTGAAATGCTAGTCATGGCACTACAGGAACAAGACTACGAAGTACTCACCGCTGCGGACGGACAAAAAGCCGTTAGTATCCTGCAAAACGCCAGCAACGAAACCCTAGAATCATTCATTGACTTAGTAGTGTTAGACATCATGCTACCCCTAGTCAACGGATTAGATATTTGTCGATTACTTCGTCACCAAGGTAATCCCGTTCCGATTTTAATTCTTAGTGCTAAAGGCAGTGAAACCGATCGCGTATTAGGCTTAGAAGTAGGCGCAGACGACTACCTCACCAAACCATTCAGTATGCGGGAATTTGTCGCCCGTTGTCGTGCCCTACTGCGTCGTCAACGTCTTAGTGGTTTAACACAACCACCAATGTTGCAGTATAAAGACATCAAACTCTATCCCCAAGAATGTCGCGTTTTACTGCGCGGAGAAGAAATCAACCTTGCACCCAAAGAATTCCGTATTCTAGAACTATTCATGAGCTATCCTCGGCGCGTGTGGACGAGAGAACAACTACTCGACCAAGTTTGGGGACAAGATTTTGTCGGAGATAGTAAAACCGTCGATGTCCACATTCGTTGGATGCGCGAAAAATTGGAAAAAGACCCTAGTCGCCCAGAATACATTATTACCATTCGCGGATTTGGTTATCGATTTGGGTAG
- the arsH gene encoding arsenical resistance protein ArsH — protein sequence MTKFDHPPRILFLYGSLRDRSYSRLLAEEAARIIQEFGAEVKFFDPRELPIFGSVPDTHPKVQELRGLSQWSEGQVWSSPELHGQISGIMKNQIDWIPLSIGAIRPTQGRTLAVMQVSGGSQSFNAVNTLRILGRWMRMFTIPNQSSVAKAYQEFNEDGTMKDSPYRDRVVDVMEELYKFTLLLRGEVDYLCDRYSERKEKGAQETISDIGKMINGVNLSRM from the coding sequence ATGACCAAGTTTGACCATCCTCCGAGAATTTTGTTTCTCTACGGCTCCTTGCGCGATCGTTCTTATAGCCGTTTATTAGCAGAAGAAGCGGCTCGAATTATTCAGGAGTTTGGCGCAGAAGTAAAGTTTTTCGACCCGCGAGAACTACCGATTTTCGGCAGCGTTCCTGATACTCATCCCAAAGTACAGGAACTCCGGGGATTAAGCCAGTGGTCTGAAGGACAAGTTTGGTCTAGCCCCGAATTACACGGTCAAATTAGCGGTATCATGAAAAACCAGATTGACTGGATTCCCCTCAGTATTGGAGCAATCAGACCAACTCAAGGAAGAACTTTAGCCGTCATGCAAGTGAGTGGTGGCTCTCAATCTTTTAATGCTGTGAATACACTTCGGATTTTAGGGCGTTGGATGCGAATGTTCACGATTCCAAATCAATCTTCGGTAGCTAAAGCTTACCAGGAGTTTAATGAAGATGGAACGATGAAAGATTCACCCTATCGAGACCGAGTTGTTGATGTGATGGAAGAACTTTATAAGTTTACCTTGCTGTTGCGAGGAGAAGTGGATTATTTGTGCGATCGCTACAGCGAGCGAAAAGAAAAAGGCGCTCAGGAAACGATTAGTGATATTGGCAAGATGATTAATGGAGTCAATCTTAGTCGAATGTAA
- a CDS encoding thioredoxin family protein, which translates to MTNIKVEILGSGCKKCHQLEENAKKAISDLGIAAELDHITDQIEIVKRGVMSTPALAVNGKIVSKGKVISPEEIKPLLQV; encoded by the coding sequence ATGACTAACATCAAAGTAGAAATTCTCGGTTCCGGCTGCAAAAAATGTCATCAATTAGAAGAAAACGCCAAAAAAGCAATTTCTGACTTAGGAATTGCCGCCGAACTTGACCATATTACCGATCAAATTGAAATAGTCAAACGGGGAGTAATGTCCACCCCAGCATTAGCAGTAAATGGCAAAATAGTTAGTAAAGGAAAAGTAATTTCCCCCGAAGAAATCAAGCCATTATTGCAAGTGTAA